GTCTGAATATTTTTCAATGAGTTAGACTCAAGTTCATTGATCAACTCTTGAGCTTGCTTGGTTCTTAGCCACTGATTCGGAGCTTTATTTGAACCAGTGCCACTAGCCCTATGCAAAGCATTCAGGTTAAAACGACCTTCTGAATCGGTAGTGATTTCCACGCCTGCAATGACAGGAAGGTTATTATTTGCTATATTCACTTTGTCACTCTCTTTGTTATGGGTTGACATGTTAGTTTCTTGAAGCGTTACTGACAAATTAGAGGCCTCGTTGGTGGTAGCCTTCGAGGTTTCGACTTTATTACCCAATTCTCTTTTTCTCATCATTGATACTCCATACCAGCCTTTGGATAATTGCTGAATTCAAAGACAAGCCTTCTTCTTTCGCCTTTGACATAACGTGTTCTTTCACTCTTTTCGGTAAACGTAAGCTGAACGTTTCTGTTGCTCTTTCTGTGTACAGGGCATCTTTCATTTTTATCTCCTTGGGATTAATTTGACACCATTGATATTAATTTAACACCATTGCGGAGGGTGTCAAGTTAATCCTACAATATTTTTATTATCATGCGAGGAAATAAGAAAATGGCTAAGTATCCAAGCCAAATGCAAGACAAGTTTAATCTACGCTTTCCTGACGGAATGCGTGATGCTATTGCTGAGAGAGCTAAAAAGAATGGGCGCTCAATGAACTCTGAGATTATTCAGATTTTGCAAGATGCACTTGATACTGGTGTTAGTCAGATCGACCTAAACATGTCGCCAGAGGATGCTCAGGCCACACTCGAGGATGGAATAGAAGAATTTAAAAGGTTGCTTACCCAAAAACAGGAAGAAATATTAAATACAGCAAGAGTCGTCGCAAAACTAGTTAGTCATAAAAAAGATAAATAACCTGACTGACTATTTATCTTTCAATTCCGTCCAGAAAATGGAGGCCAACCAAACATGCCTCCACATACAAGACCAAAAAACAACCAAGCGAGCGGCTCGAATAAAAAATGGAATTCCTTAACTATATTAAAAAAATCTTGCATGATTACGCACCTATTATCAGTTTATTGTGTTTCCTGTTAGGTCTTTACATTGGTAATAAGCAGGCCATCCGATACAGTGCCTTTTACTGTGTTAGAAGTTGTGGTTACATTAATGTCTCCGATGGTGATATCAGTTTTGTTATTCACGCTAGCCATAGGCATACTGTGTATTCTTTCAGTTTGAGCGAGGAACTCATGAGGCCATCCTTGGCTCACAGTTAAAATGGATAGTTTGGCTTTCTCAGGTTATGTAGCACCATCCAATTATCCATCTGAATAGCTTTAATTTGGATATGCTCACTGGCCTTTTCCAGTATTTGTCTTGCACTATTGGCACATTTGATAGCGATTTGTGGATGGGTAGCATACGCCCCAGCTAATCTATGTTCGGCTAATTGAAGTAACGGTTCTATATCCATCATGTAATTAGCCATATCGACAGAATGCTGCCACAGCCAACAGAGTGTTTGCAGGTCACTGTCTGATATTTGCTGTTGTGCTACTGGTGCGGGTAATTCTTCTTTTGATAACAATTCACCCTCTAATGGAACTCGTGCAGCTAAAGAAAGTGCTTCTGTGAACTGCTCACTTTCTATTTCTTTGTAAGTACATCCAAAGTGAGTTTTCAGGGCTGACCACATAGTTATCATTGCTTTGGCTTGGCTCTCTTTTGGTAACGCCTTGCCACGATTGAGAACCAATTGTTTGATAGCCTCTTGCTGGTCTGGTGTGATGCGTCCGGCTATCTGTTTAGGCTGTTTACGGGGTTTGGCTTCTATTTGTCCCGTTACAAGTGCATCGTAGGCGCGAATAACTTTCAGAGCGAAAGCAGCGCTGATCCACATGGCATAAGAATAAACAAGTTCTTTGCATACGTAAGTGCCGCCATAGCGACCTTTTTTTATGAATACAGGTTCAAAGGTAGAAAATCCTACCTTTGAAATTTCTTCAATTAAATCGTTAGTGTGTTGAGTATCAAGCCAATGGACAGGTTTATTTTTTTGTTCACCACCGGATGCAGTATGTAGATCGTTTAATGAATAACGACCATGTGAATCTTGGTGAATAGTAATATCAGAGATAATAATTTGATTAGTGTTATGTGGCTCACGAATTGCTATACTGGTCATGTCAGTTTTCTCCAAGGACTCTGGCAATTTCGAAGCCCTGACTATTACCAGTAGTTAGGGCTTCACCGTTTATTGATGCATATTTGTTTAAAGCATGGACAATTTCTGAATTCATTGAACGCCCATGAATTTTTGCTAACATCCTCAATGTGATTCGTAAGTCATTAGGCATACGAATATTTACTTGAGGCGGTCTATCGCTAATTGGCATGATAACTCCTCTATAATGGTAGCCAATGGCTACCATTGATAAGATAGTAGCCATTGGCTACCATGTCAACATGATTTATATTTATTTGAGGTTGCTATGAGTAGAGACCCACAAATTAACATTCGCTTACCTCAAGAATTGAAAGAAAAAGTTCATCAAATCGCTAGCGAAAATAGACGCTCTGTCAATGCAGAGATAGTTAAAATGATAGAGTCATCGATAGATGAGTATGAGTTTTTCAAGGATTCAGAGGGTGTAGGACATTACAGTTTTGAAGATTTTCCTGATGAGCACGAAATCTTAGATAGAGAGTGGAAAGCGAAAGTTGAAAACGCAATTGATCTTTTGAAAAAAGAATTGCTGTCAGTGAAAATTGATTAATATTGTCTTTTTTAACAACACGAACATCTTTGTCATCGAATTTGAATGTTGTGAATTCGCTACTCACTTTTGCTATACTAGTCATGTCTATATTCCTTGCTTTGGTAGTAGACAATTAGAAGCCCTGACTATCCCCACGATGGTTGGGGCTTCACCATTTTAGGCATTTATAAGTCCATCTTCACGCAATGTTCTTTTGAGTCGCTGAACCAATTCTGAGTTAAGAGATCTCCCTTCTTTTTTCGCTACATCTTTCAAGACCTGTTTTAACTCTGGTTCTATTCTTAGTCCAAGAGGTGGTATTTCTCTAATTTTCATATCATCATCCGTGTAGCTAAGGTGTAGTCATAAAGCTAATACAATGACCGTATTTCGTCAATGTTTTTTTAGCTACACTGTGATGCCAAATACTGTCAATGAGTAGCTAACATGAAAGGAATGAGAAGCATTACCCCTCTTGGGGTTAGAATACCTGATGATTTAAAAGAAAAAATTCAAGAAAGAGCTGCTAAAAATGGTCGTTCCATGAACTCTGAAATAAACATGATATTGCAATCCGCTATTGACGAAGAAACAAAACCTAAAAACATAGATGAACTAGCGCAGCTTGAATCAGACAAATTCAAAGAGTTATTTATGGAAACCGTTAAGCGGATGTATGAAAACCAGAAAAAATGAGGTAGTTGTGTCTAAAAGGCCATATAAAAACCCGCAGGTTAATCTGAGATTACCTGTTGAGTTAAAAGATGAAATCAATAACTTGGCTGATATTAATGGGCGTTCAGCAAATGCTGAAATGGTTGCAGCTATTGAGCATTGGGTTCATATGAAACACGAAATCTCAGATGATGAGCTACCATCTATAGCTAAAAGATTAGCCAAAGTAGAAGCTCAACTGGATAAACTTACTAAAAAATAAGCCCCAGTGGGGCTGTTTTTAGTCGTAGAATGAGTGTGTTATAGGAGATTTAAGGTCATCAATATACCTATAACATTGAAATTTTTGGCTCATCCTCACTCCAAAAGCATTGGTTCCTGAAAATTCGATGTACAAGTAATAAATAGGGCGTCCATCAAGCTTTCTCTCTTCCAAGATGACGTTATCTTCTTCATAGGTTTTGGGGTATTTCAAACTTAGTTTTGGAATATCTCTACATGCAATATACATCCGTGTCTTAAGTTTTTCCCTTTCAATTTCATCCTTGTTCGCTAAGTAATATTCACGAGCTTTTCTTTCTTCCTCAGCCTTACGCTTCTTCTCTTCCTTTTCATGTGCAATTTTTCGAGTTTGCCTGTCTTTCTCTATTTTTTCGTGTTCAGCAAGTTCTTGTTTTTCCTGAGTAGTCAATTGAGAAGCAGGTTTTGATTTCAACTGGGCAATATGCTCGCGTCCTTTTTCCGTCTCATAATAGAGATGGATTGCAAACCCGATTACCAAAAGAAGTAACAGCTGGAGCGTCTTTTTCATGCTAACGATCCTAGCCTTTTAATTTATAGTAGTTATATTTGCCACATCACAAACAACAGGCGTCACATGATGTGCAGTGTGAGAATGATAAAAACCACACATAACTCTTGCTCGCTGCCCTTTCATTTGTCTGAACTTTTCCATCATCCAGTCTTTGTCCATTGCTAGCTGTATTGTACTCACACCTATTTCTGTAAATGTCTCGGTGTCCTCATCATCACTTGACGGCGCAATCACGTTTACTGGAGAATCCAATTTTATGACTGGCATTTCTTTTAAACTATATGGCAAGCCATCATCATCACCGTCTACAGTTGAAAGAATACCGCTTACACCAACAGTCTTAAAATACGGGAGATCGGTAGCATTAGCGGTAGCGGACACCAAAAATAGAGCAACGGCAATTTTCTTTAACATCTTTCATCCTCTTAAGATTCGTTAAAGTAATTCTGGCATCTTGTATAAAGAAAATACAGTAAAAACAAAGCCGCGCTAGGCGGCTATTAATAACTATTCATTCTTTCGCACTTACCTAACACTGTATTTATAGGGCTAAATGCGTCATCTGTGCTTAAAATTGCCATCATACCCAGCTTTTCACTGCCTATAAGGAATGCATAGTTACTATCGTTCACATACTCTTTATATTTCACGGAATTATTACTGCTAGATTCAAGCTTAACCGTTGCGGCAAAGCTTCCCCAAGATGGGGATGGTTTTGCACTTATCGGTATGTTTGGATGAAGATCCGTAACTAGATATTTTCCCTCTTCATCTTGCTCGATTCTTAACATAGCCCGTGGGAAATGGCCGGACGGGAATTCTTTAAAATTGCTTAATATCCCACTTGGATAAATACCACAAAAATAGTTCCCATTACGAATATCAAGTTTGCCATTATCACTAACATAAACTCCGTTATCAGCAATGGCTCCCATTGAAGCAAATAAAATAGCTATACAAGTAATCTTCCCAAACATTCATCACCTCAGACTCCAGTAAACTTGATTTAATTATAATCCTTCTGAACAAATAAGATACAGAAAAGCAAAGTTGCTATTACGCCTCCCTTATCCCATAGATGGGATTATTTGAGACAAACTTTCTCTAGCTGCTTGTCCTGCATCCGTTACCGTTCCAGTCACCGTATTAGCTGTAGTGGTTACATTAATGTCTCCGATGGTGATATCAGTTTTGTTGCTCACAGTAGTAGGCATGGAATTTATTTTTTGAGTCTGAGACAAAAATTCAGCGCCTGCGTTTGGCATGTTGCTGACCATTGGTTTTGATATATATTCAGAGAATGAATTAATATTATTAGCTAAATTGACGGTAGGATCACTCTTCCTCTTGATTGCAGCCATAACCAGATTCTTATCGTACGGAAGTGGTTTCCCTATCTCCTCCTGACTCATGGCATTCATAAGGGCGTACATCATGTTATGGTTATTTAAATCCAATCGATCATGCCTACCGACGCCTAGCCGCTGCGCAACCCTATCAATATAATCCTCTGTGCGGTTTTTATCTTTTCCACCTGGGGGCGCCCATTTTCGTACAATTAAATCGACGGATTGGCGTTTAACGTTATCTGTCAGCCCATTGAAATATCGCCTCAATTGCCATGCTGTGCGCTCCACCCCTTCATAAGGAGTGTTAAATTTAGCAAAGCGCTTCTCAGGGTGATCCTCTACTGTTGCCCCTTTTTGCTTGGCAAACTCCATATTAAGAGGGTTGTTGTTACGTTCTCCTCTGGTATTACCTTTTTGAGTTTCAGGTAATGGCTTGGGCTTCGGTTTATTCTTTGCACCATCAGCAGCGATTTTTGCAGCCTTATTAAATGAATCAACGGTACTTCCCACCACACCAGACCAGTTAACTCTACCTTGCTCGTCTGTGTTGCTCTTTACTATATTTGTGCCCACCTGTATTGAATCGGTGATGAGTTTCACTTCGGGTAATGATTTTGCTGTATCAAACAGTACTTGGCCTTGCTCTGATACTGTTTCGGCGTTTGTTAGCTTTTTGACTGTTTTTACGGCCTTAGCTGCTTTAACACCTACTTTCGCCATATCTTTAGCTGCTGAATCCCAGTCGAATTCATCAATCTTGGACTTAAGTTCATTGAAAGCCCAAATAGCACCACCAATCAATGCACCAGGCCAACCAAAGAACCTCAATAAACCTAACCCTGCCAAGCCTAATGTAGTTAAAATACTCGCTAACCAAGGGCCACCTAAGAATAACGCAAGGCCACCTAGGGTGAGTTTGAATGAATCCAGTTCGCCTTTTTCATCAGTGAACCATTTGCCGATAGTAGTATCTTTGAACCACTCCTTGA
The sequence above is drawn from the Xenorhabdus ishibashii genome and encodes:
- a CDS encoding Arc family DNA-binding protein, coding for MKDALYTERATETFSLRLPKRVKEHVMSKAKEEGLSLNSAIIQRLVWSINDEKKRIG
- a CDS encoding Arc family DNA-binding protein, producing MAKYPSQMQDKFNLRFPDGMRDAIAERAKKNGRSMNSEIIQILQDALDTGVSQIDLNMSPEDAQATLEDGIEEFKRLLTQKQEEILNTARVVAKLVSHKKDK
- a CDS encoding KilA-N domain-containing protein, with the translated sequence MTSIAIREPHNTNQIIISDITIHQDSHGRYSLNDLHTASGGEQKNKPVHWLDTQHTNDLIEEISKVGFSTFEPVFIKKGRYGGTYVCKELVYSYAMWISAAFALKVIRAYDALVTGQIEAKPRKQPKQIAGRITPDQQEAIKQLVLNRGKALPKESQAKAMITMWSALKTHFGCTYKEIESEQFTEALSLAARVPLEGELLSKEELPAPVAQQQISDSDLQTLCWLWQHSVDMANYMMDIEPLLQLAEHRLAGAYATHPQIAIKCANSARQILEKASEHIQIKAIQMDNWMVLHNLRKPNYPF
- a CDS encoding Arc family DNA-binding protein is translated as MATILSMVAIGYHYRGVIMPISDRPPQVNIRMPNDLRITLRMLAKIHGRSMNSEIVHALNKYASINGEALTTGNSQGFEIARVLGEN
- a CDS encoding Arc family DNA-binding protein, which codes for MSRDPQINIRLPQELKEKVHQIASENRRSVNAEIVKMIESSIDEYEFFKDSEGVGHYSFEDFPDEHEILDREWKAKVENAIDLLKKELLSVKID
- a CDS encoding Arc family DNA-binding protein — translated: MKIREIPPLGLRIEPELKQVLKDVAKKEGRSLNSELVQRLKRTLREDGLINA
- a CDS encoding Arc family DNA-binding protein, giving the protein MKGMRSITPLGVRIPDDLKEKIQERAAKNGRSMNSEINMILQSAIDEETKPKNIDELAQLESDKFKELFMETVKRMYENQKK
- a CDS encoding Arc family DNA-binding protein, whose translation is MKTRKNEVVVSKRPYKNPQVNLRLPVELKDEINNLADINGRSANAEMVAAIEHWVHMKHEISDDELPSIAKRLAKVEAQLDKLTKK
- a CDS encoding DUF4431 domain-containing protein — its product is MLKKIAVALFLVSATANATDLPYFKTVGVSGILSTVDGDDDGLPYSLKEMPVIKLDSPVNVIAPSSDDEDTETFTEIGVSTIQLAMDKDWMMEKFRQMKGQRARVMCGFYHSHTAHHVTPVVCDVANITTIN